Proteins encoded together in one Camelina sativa cultivar DH55 chromosome 9, Cs, whole genome shotgun sequence window:
- the LOC104711407 gene encoding uncharacterized protein LOC104711407, whose protein sequence is MSILCGCCPLLECVYCLGCARWGYKRCLYTAGHDSKDWGLATTDEFEPVPRFCRYILAVYEDDIRNPLWEPPEGYGINPDWLLLKKTYEDTQGRAPAYILYLDHVHEDIVFAIRGLNLAKESDYAMLLDNKLGERKFDGGYVHNGLLKSAGYVLDEECKVLKELVKKYPSYTLTFAGHSLGSGVATMLALLVARHPDRLGNIDRKRVRCFAIAPARCMSLNLAVRYADVINSIILQDDFLPRTATPLEDIFKSLFCLPCLLCIRCMKDTCVPEQKMLKDPRRLYAPGRMYHIVERRPCRLGRYPPVVKTAVPVDGRFEHIVLSCNATSDHAIIWIEREAQRALNLMLEKENKMEIPEKQRMERQESLAREHNLEYRAALRRAVTLDVPHAESMSSEYGTFDKAQEDETEEEETEEEEEEEEEETESIAPMRGESSSSSLRPSYRKRRNRGVSWDELIESLFERDESGNLSFEKSDLHQ, encoded by the exons ATGTCGATTCTATGTGGTTGTTGCCCTCTTTTAGAATGTGTTTACTGTCTTGGTTGTGCACGTTGGGGTTATAAACGCTGTCTTTACACTGCTGGTCACGACAGTAAAGATTGGGGGCTTGCTACAACTGATGAGTTTGAACCGGTTCCTCGGTTTTGTCGTTATATTTTAGCTGTTTACGAGGATGATATCCGGAACCCTTTATGGGAGCCTCCAGAAGGATATGGGATTAACCCTGACTGGTTGCTTTTAAAGAAGACTTATGAAGACACTCAGGGTCGTGCTCCAGCTTATATATTGTATCTTGATCATGTTCATGAAGATATAGTTTTTGCGATCCGGGGTTTGAATTTGGCCAAGGAGAGTGATTACGCAATGCTTTTGGATAATAAGCTTGGTGAAAGGAAGTTTGATGGTGGTTATGTGCACAACGGGCTGTTGAAGTCTGCTGGTTATGTGTTAGATGAGGAATGCAAAGTTTTGAAAGAGTTGGTTAAAAAGTATCCGAGTTATACTCTGACTTTTGCTGGACATTCACTTGGATCTGGTGTTGCTACAATGTTGGCTTTGTTAGTGGCTCGTCATCCTGATAGATTGGGGAACATTGATAGAAAGAGAGTCAGGTGTTTCGCTATTGCTCCTGCGAGGTGTATGTCTTTGAATTTGGCTGTCAGATATGCTGATGTGATCAACTCTATCATACTTCAG GATGACTTCTTACCCAGGACTGCTACGCCTCTAGAAGACATATTCAAGTCTCTTTTCTG TTTGCCATGTCTGCTATGCATAAGGTGCATGAAGGATACATGTGTTCCAGAGCAAAAGATGCTCAAAGATCCTAGGCGGCTTTATGCTCCTGGTCGCATGTATCACATCGTCGAAAGAAGGCCTTGCAG ATTAGGAAGATATCCACCGGTTGTGAAGACAGCAGTGCCAGTAGACGGAAGATTCGAACACATTGTTCTTTCTTGTAACGCAACTTCAGACCACGCCATCATCTGGATCGAACGAGAAGCTCAGAGAGCTCTCAAC CTAATGTTGGAGAAGGAGAATAAAATGGAGATCCCAGAGAAGCAAAGGATGGAGAGACAGGAATCATTAGCCAGAGAGCACAACTTGGAGTACAGAGCAGCATTAAGACGAGCAGTAACTTTAGATGTTCCTCACGCGGAGTCAATGTCCTCTGAGTATGGTACATTCGACAAAGCTCAAGAAGAcgaaaccgaagaagaagaaacagaggaagaagaagaagaagaagaagaagaaacagaatcGATTGCACCAATGAGGGGTgaatcatcatcctcctcgCTTAGACCATCATACAGGAAAAGACGGAACCGTGGAGTTAGTTGGGACGAACTGATCGAAAGTCTCTTTGAACGAGACGAGTCTGGTAACTTATCATTCGAGAAATCAGATTTGCATCAATGA
- the LOC104715454 gene encoding uncharacterized protein At3g49055-like produces the protein MDFTDTGINRPDSPISDEDNDLRQRNHSSFLRLRSQIFEASYRKTDLIRANRELSYERDALRRRNRELEAGIYEAEMIRKEMMRDLEVYRERVCGLEVETKEKSTLLTKTVELVGSVEDRLSKLIRCLNEEDVSEGGRGGKMETEECNSKSILELVKEVETKLETFMETMEKKKMELSRSVEFLEEENRDINVLLRAALSEKQTAEKQLKEMNEQKGSALLQIAGRGLQRIGFGFGFGFGETAQESSETGNLVKDEDEEEDNGVVIAIENTMKNLRQEISQLKISLDDTRLEEEQLKKLTEEQTQKIAVDTIYIDKLHNREKFLAQNVEELVKAIRETESEVSRWREVCELEVEAGQREVELRDHLIEVLKAEVKKLRSALVISDGKLKLKEDLAKAAMAAEEATERSLRLSERRIAELLSRIEHLYRQLEEAESTERRGRKFRYVCCWPLWRLPTGTAAYATATGSSSLLRYDA, from the exons ATGGATTTCACAGATACCGGTATCAACCGCCCGGATTCTCCTATCTCCGATGAAGACAACGACCTTCGACAAAGGAATCACTCTTCGTTTCTCCGTCTCCGAAGCCAGATATTCGAAGCGAGTTATCGGAAGACTGATTTGATTAGAGCGAACCGTGAGTTGTCTTACGAGAGAGATGCACTTAGGCGAAGAAACCGTGAGCTTGAAGCTGGAATTTATGAGGCTGAGATGATTAGGAAGGAAATGATGAGAGATCTTGAAGTTTATAGAGAAAGAGTCTGTGGATTGGAAGTAGAGACGAAGGAGAAATCCACATTACTTACGAAAACTGTGGAACTCGTAGGATCTGTGGAAGATCGCTTGTCGAAATTGATCCGATGTTTAAACGAAGAGGATGTTTCAGAAGGAGGAAGAGGTGGAAAAATGGAAACAGAGGAATGCAATTCCAAGTCAATTTTGGAGTTAGTCAAGGAGGTTGAAACGAAGTTAGAGACGTTCATGGAAactatggagaagaagaagatggaactAAGCAGAAGTGTGGAGTTTTTGGAAGAGGAGAACAGAGACATCAATGTGTTGTTAAGGGCTGCTTTGTCTGAGAAACAAACTGCAGAGAAGCAATTGAAAGAGATGAATGAGCAGAAGGGGTCGGCTTTGCTGCAAATCGCAGGAAGAGGGTTGCAGAGgataggttttggttttggttttgggtttgggGAAACAGCACAGGAAAGCTCAGAAACGGGAAACCTTGTGAaggacgaagatgaagaagaagacaatggtGTG gttatagcaatagagaacaCAATGAAGAATCTACGCCAAGAGATCTCTCAACTAAAGATATCCTTGGATGATACAAG GTTAGAGGAAGAGCAGTTGAAGAAATTGACGGAGGAGCAAACTCAGAAAATAGCAGTGGACACAATATATATCGACAAACTGCATAACCGAGAGAAGTTTCTTGCTCAAAAC GTGGAAGAGCTAGTGAAAGCAATAAGAGAAACTGAATCAGAAGTAAGTAGATGGAGAGAAGTTTGTGAACTAGAAGTTGAAGCAGGGCAGCGTGAAGTCGAATTACGCGATCACCTC ATAGAGGTGTTAAAGGCTGAGGTGAAGAAGCTGAGATCAGCATTGGTGATATCAGATGGAAAACTAAAACTGAAAGAAGACTTGGCCAAAGCTGCAATGGCAGCAGAAGAGGCAACTGAGAGGTCTCTGCGATTGTCTGAGAGAAGAATAGCTGAGCTTCTCAGCCGCATTGAACATCTCTACCGCCAACTGGAAGAAGCAGAGTCTACAGAACGCAGAGGCAGGAAGTTTAGGTATGTTTGTTGTTGGCCGTTGTGGCGTTTACCTACAGGTACAGCTGCTTATGCGACCGCTACTGGCAGTTCTTCATTGTTACGATATGATGCGTGA
- the LOC104715453 gene encoding putative F-box/FBD/LRR-repeat protein At3g49040 — translation MLNASPKLQILKLTDLDMSSNKGYRISHKWTQPKCVPECLLFHLETILWIGYEWQRKDEKEVATYILRNTRRLKKATFSTKPIEPEKLNKLEKRHRMLDELASVGRASNSCHFSFESM, via the exons ATGCTTAATGCTTCTCCTAAGTTGCAAATCCTCAAGCTCACCGAC CTAGATATGTCTTCTAACAAAGGATATCGGATCAGCCACAAATGGACTCAGCCGAAATGTGTACCAGAATGTTTGTTGTTCCATCTTGAGACAATCTTGTGGATAGGATACGAATGGCAACgaaaagatgagaaagaagtggcCACATACATCCTCAGAAATACAAGACGGCTGAAGAAAGCAACTTTCTCCACAAAACCCATCGAACCCGAAAAGCTCAATAAATTGGAAAAGAGACATAGGATGCTTGACGAGTTGGCGAGTGTGGGCAGGGCTTCAAATTCATGTCATTTTTCGTTTGAATCCATGTAA